One genomic window of Haloarchaeobius salinus includes the following:
- a CDS encoding 2Fe-2S iron-sulfur cluster-binding protein encodes MTDYTVEFVGTGESITVSDKQTILKRCIEEGIAQEYSCRVGMCLACSAEIVEGDVVQPAARGLTEEEREGFALTCMARPASDLKLDRGKYPPSIEDDAAVSAEPGAAAGDD; translated from the coding sequence ATGACCGACTACACCGTCGAGTTCGTGGGGACCGGTGAGTCCATCACCGTCTCCGACAAGCAGACCATCCTGAAGCGATGCATCGAGGAGGGCATCGCCCAGGAGTACTCCTGCCGGGTCGGGATGTGTCTCGCGTGCTCCGCCGAGATCGTCGAGGGCGACGTGGTCCAGCCCGCCGCGCGCGGGCTCACCGAGGAGGAGCGCGAGGGGTTCGCGCTGACCTGCATGGCACGGCCCGCCTCGGACCTGAAGCTCGACCGCGGGAAGTACCCGCCGAGCATCGAGGACGACGCCGCGGTGAGCGCAGAGCCCGGCGCGGCCGCGGGCGACGACTAG
- a CDS encoding geranylgeranyl reductase family protein, whose product MTSHEFDVVVAGAGTSGCYAAATIAREGYDVVVVERKDAEEAGHIACGDALKGADAFPEAIPKEQLEPAFTNTGVDHGRFEIPQEDTVLEIPVPGELAVIDRWEYGRCIIQGAKDAGATFHYDTVIQEVTQDDDGVVTGLQAKKKGDPVEYDADIVIDGAGSLSLLQDTVDFSDATFDTNVNYSQFCSAYREIVHVEEPVEWDDALVFKPTERAAGYLWYFPRTETEINAGLGFQMTEEPMELVDDLKRDLRNREEFAGAEVEDKLGAALPTRRPYDSAVAPGYMAVGDAAGHVNPTTGGGIAGAAYAGKYAGEQAIEAIEQGDVSEETLWEYNERVMDHFGARYAALDVYNILSTAVDVDDLMGLLASLPGEKLAEALYEGSTEMSTLFKAKLAVKSFGYWRNILQFYRTKQCADDLMDHYEHYPSSPDEFEMWQSKRDTLMEAVYETTGAEPKY is encoded by the coding sequence ATGACCAGCCACGAGTTCGACGTCGTCGTCGCCGGCGCGGGGACGTCGGGGTGCTACGCGGCGGCGACCATCGCCCGCGAGGGCTACGACGTCGTCGTCGTCGAGCGCAAGGACGCAGAGGAGGCCGGACACATCGCCTGCGGGGACGCACTCAAGGGCGCGGACGCGTTCCCCGAGGCCATCCCGAAGGAGCAGCTCGAACCGGCGTTCACGAACACCGGCGTGGACCACGGGCGCTTCGAGATCCCCCAGGAGGACACGGTGCTCGAGATCCCGGTCCCCGGCGAGCTGGCGGTGATCGACCGCTGGGAGTACGGCCGCTGCATCATCCAGGGCGCGAAGGATGCCGGCGCGACGTTCCACTACGACACCGTCATCCAGGAGGTGACACAGGACGACGACGGCGTCGTCACCGGACTCCAGGCCAAGAAGAAGGGTGACCCAGTCGAGTACGACGCGGACATCGTCATCGACGGCGCGGGCTCGCTCTCGCTGCTGCAGGACACGGTCGACTTCTCCGACGCGACGTTCGACACCAACGTCAACTACTCGCAGTTCTGCTCGGCCTACCGCGAGATCGTCCACGTCGAGGAGCCCGTCGAGTGGGACGACGCGCTCGTGTTCAAGCCGACCGAGCGCGCCGCGGGCTACCTCTGGTACTTCCCGCGCACCGAGACGGAGATCAACGCCGGTCTCGGCTTCCAGATGACCGAGGAGCCGATGGAGCTCGTCGACGACCTCAAGCGGGACCTCCGCAACCGCGAGGAGTTCGCGGGCGCGGAGGTCGAGGACAAGCTCGGTGCCGCGCTCCCGACGCGACGACCCTACGACTCCGCCGTCGCGCCGGGCTACATGGCCGTCGGCGACGCCGCGGGGCACGTCAACCCGACCACCGGCGGCGGCATCGCCGGGGCGGCCTACGCGGGCAAGTACGCCGGCGAGCAGGCCATCGAGGCCATCGAGCAGGGCGACGTGAGCGAGGAGACGCTCTGGGAGTACAACGAGCGCGTCATGGACCACTTCGGCGCGCGCTACGCCGCGCTCGACGTGTACAACATCCTCTCGACGGCGGTCGACGTCGACGACCTGATGGGCCTGCTCGCGTCGCTGCCGGGCGAGAAGCTCGCCGAGGCGCTGTACGAGGGCAGCACCGAGATGAGCACGCTGTTCAAGGCCAAGCTCGCGGTCAAGAGCTTCGGCTACTGGCGGAACATCCTCCAGTTCTACCGCACGAAGCAGTGCGCCGACGACCTGATGGACCACTACGAGCACTACCCCAGCAGCCCCGACGAGTTCGAGATGTGGCAGTCGAAGCGCGACACGCTGATGGAGGCGGTGTACGAGACGACCGGCGCGGAGCCGAAGTACTGA